One genomic segment of Arachis duranensis cultivar V14167 chromosome 4, aradu.V14167.gnm2.J7QH, whole genome shotgun sequence includes these proteins:
- the LOC107485535 gene encoding uncharacterized protein LOC107485535 produces the protein MCGVLPKKMICFTASFECAASIHGLGSVVVNIVYCFILDGFLVAAQLLEKIPEEILTFFMFGGHHSEADFAGPEINLQRFRLSTLMDVDLRDLIVSNLGCFIFQMSSNRPSYS, from the exons ATGTGTGGTGTTCTGCCGAAGAAAATGATTTGCTTCACGGCTTCTTTTGAGTGTGCAGCTTCAATTCATGGACTAG GTAGTGTTGTTGTGAACATAGTTTACTGTTTCATATTGGATGGATTTCTGGTGGCAGCGCAACTGCTAGAAAAG ATTCCCGAAGAGATTCTAACTTTCTttatg TTTGGAGGACATCATAGCGAGGCAGACTTTGCAGGACCAGAAATCAATCTACAACGCTTTCGTCTCTCGACACTTATGGATGTTGATCTTCGAGACCTAATTGTGTCCAATCTtggttgttttatttttcaaatgtcAAGTAACAGGCCCAGCTACTCTTAG